One genomic segment of Hordeum vulgare subsp. vulgare chromosome 2H, MorexV3_pseudomolecules_assembly, whole genome shotgun sequence includes these proteins:
- the LOC123426345 gene encoding mavicyanin-like yields MATNPDREMCRRPGRGAKMLMPVMAGLAVVVLASLPSAAVATNYTVGDEKGWNPKVDYTSWVKKHRPFYKGDWLLFEYQNGRSDVVQVDEVGYDNCDKESAISSHSKGTSYAFQLKEAKDYFFICSYGYCYSGMKLAVTAKKGPASSSPDSSSSSSSSSSSPAAKSSSKSAAAPIAARNAAPLAAAVGAAAMLLRML; encoded by the exons ATGGCCACCAATCCAGATCGGGAGATGTGCCGCCGGCCAGGGAGAGGAGCGAAGATGCTGATGCCGGTGATGGCCGGCTTGGCGGTGGTGGTGCTGGCGTCGCTGCcgtcggcggcggtggcgacCAACTACACGGTGGGCGACGAGAAGGGGTGGAACCCCAAGGTGGACTACACCTCCTGGGTGAAGAAGCACCGTCCCTTCTACAAGGGCGACTGGCTCC TGTTCGAGTACCAGAATGGGCGGTCGGACGTGGTGCAGGTGGACGAGGTCGGGTACGACAACTGCGACAAGGAGAGCGCCATCAGCAGCCACAGCAAGGGAACCAGCTACGCGTTCCAGCTCAAGGAGGCCAAGGACTACTTCTTCATCTGCAGCTACGGCTACTGCTACTCCGGCATGAAGCTCGCCGTCACCGCCAAGAAGGGCCCTGCCTCTTCCTCCCCcgactcatcgtcgtcgtcgtcctcctcctcctcctcgccggccgcCAAGTCATCCTCCAAATCCGCCGCCGCGCCCATTGCCGCCCGCAACGCcgctcccctcgccgccgccgtgggCGCCGCCGCCATGCTACTCAGGATGCTCTGA